Within the Fusarium keratoplasticum isolate Fu6.1 chromosome 1, whole genome shotgun sequence genome, the region AGACTCACTTACTGTTCGTAGTCCCTTGTGTACTTGAGAGGCCGCTTGTTAGGCGAGTTGGGGTCGTCGGGCCAGAATTCAGGACCTTTTTGTTTGACGAAAAGGAAGTCCTTGGTCATGTCCCGGAGGCCTTTCTGGTGGGCAAGTGTCTTCCACTTTGTGAAGCTGACACCGGGCAAGTTGTCTTTGGAAACAAATGTCTCGACTTGTGCTGTGAGGGCTCTCTTGAAGGCGATATCTCGCTCTTCCCCCCTGTGCCCGTAACCTAGCGACTTGCGAAGCTCGGTGAGGCTGGGGATGTTGCAAGACTTTGTCTTGAAGCCTTGTTGGCCTGCCTTGGATGGCTTTTGGCGGCGATTTGCCTGGTCCATGGCCTGAGGGTTGTGAATGTGTAACAGAATGAGAATGATATTTATAGTCGGGAACAATGGACAATGGGGGCAGAGCACGAGGATAGCCCCTATGTGTCTGCACAACCAACAATGCAGGGGACTCTTCCAGAGGGAGTAGAGAGAAATGTCAAAGGGAGAGATACAGAGAGCAAGAAGGGACGGGCGAAGGTCGAGAGTTCCCCAAAATCTCCGGTCGTGCTGGCCGAGTTGGCTGGCTATACCCCTTGTAGGTTGCGAATGGGGGTACTAACGGGTGACATTGAGGATCTGGACAGGACTCGTGCGCAATagtttttcttttttgaACAAGTTTTATAGGAGACATGGGTGAGATGCGAGTACCGACGTGAACCACTGATCGAGTTGCTCTGTTGAAAGAGTCCAGTTGGTCGAGCAACTAGGCTGAAAGTCCACCACTTGGAAAGATGAACTTGTCTACAGCTCCTACCAATTGACCTAGACTCTTGGATCGTTTTACTCATGGAATGAGACAAGATTCAAGACTACGCACAGTGAGCAAAAAATCGATGGTGACATGGCTGTGACTTTGGGATGTTGCCCAATTCGGAGCGTGTTGCAAGGGCATCTCAACTGCATAAGGCAACCAAAAATGCCTGGGGGTATGAAGATAAACCGTAAAAAAGGGGCCCCACTTGAAACGAGCTGAGAACAAGGATTATTACTACCTACCTATTTTACTCTTATAAGGACATAGTGTGATAGGGTGTGGATTTAGGGGAGCAAGTACTAGGAGTAATTATGAGGTTTATAAGGAAGAGTTATgctagatataattaatgCTACTAGGATCTAGGGCGCACTATGACTACGTTAATCAGTTTATAACTCTTCTGACATACGTCCTTTGCGCAAGAGACATGCCATATGATGCTACTCTTACCTGCACTTGGTGAACTGCCTCTATGATGCACGACATCTGCAGAGGTTATCAACCCCTTTTGACCAAGAGCCATCATCTCTTATCCCCCAAATTTCCGAATTTAGCAACCAGTTTCATTTGATGATACGCGCAAGCAGCCGTCGCATCAGTACAGGGTGGTTCTCGGGGTTACTGCACGCAGTCGTGGTGGCATCAACAGTCCTCCGACGGGGGGGAACTGCGCTCTGACCAGCCTCACCGTTCTCGAACAGCTCTGATCAAATTCTCTATGTACGTGGCCCTTGGTAATTGGAAGTTGGTCGCAGTTGCGTTAGATCGCGGTGACTTCGTCTGTGGTTCGCGGTGTTAGATGCCCTCAATCGGCGATGTGCAATTCCCCCATCGTGGATCGCAGGGGAGCCGCGTGTGGCTGCCGCCGGATATGCATGATGAAGCATCCGAGAAGAAACCTCTCcaagagacaagagagattgtagagagaaaagaggagaTATGAGTCTCGGCGAGGGCTGGACGCTCAGCGCGCGGGCACATCATCCAGTAACTCGGAGTTGCCGgacaccaccatcttcatcagcgCTTGGACGACTCAcctggaagaagaaaagattCTCCTTGCATTTGCTGAGTGTGTTCAGGATTTTCTCCCACACCTGTGAAATCCTTGCTGGTCATTGCTGCGGCGTGGCAAGGCGAACCACTCTGCTGGAACCAACAAAGGCAAACAATCCACTCCGCCATCACCCCATGAACCATAGCCCGAGGCATGTTTTCAAGGATTCAATGGGATCACAATGCGACAAAGCTCTAAACTCTAAAAGAGTGTGAGGAGAGAAGGCCCATTGAGTCATGTATGCCGCAATTCCTTCACTGCCTTGACTCCGCCATGGCCGGGGTTTCgggccaacaccaacaccaacacccaCGCCCCCCATACAACACCCATATACACGCGCAAGGCAGATTTGCCACACCTCCCAGGTGCCGAGGTAGCCTGTACAGCAGCTGAAGGGGGGATCATCGCGTCGACATGAAACCCTGTCACTACTTGGTACACTTCAAGTAATAGACCCCCTGCGTCGGTCTTGACCGCGCGGGATGCATAGCCAGGCACCCTTTCCCTCTGGTAACTCCTTCCTATTGTCCCCAGCCTCTTCTAATTCCATTATTTCTCTTTTACTCGTAGCAGAAGACTCAATTAATTCTCAATTCTTCCCACTCACAGACGTTTACTCCCTAATCCACTCAATAACATCTCTCACTTGACGACATGGAACTCCCCGAGCACGCCAGAAAGGCACGTCGGTCCAGCAGACGACGCAAGATGAGACTTCCCAGAGTTGCAGAGCTCCTCATAGATCTCGGACTTGCCGGTCAGAATCCTTCCCCGGACAGGGCCCTCGTCCGGGAATTCGACGACACTCTCAAGGCTTTCACCGACAAGttcctggccaagaagaacctccAGAGGATCGCTCTCACTCAATGGTCTGTCCCGTTCAACCAGGACATCTTTCAGCACCTAGCCACTTCGTTCCTTCACGAGGGTGGACGGGGCTCCTACTTCTGGCCCGACCCGCCTTCTCCTGCGAACAAGAAGGGATACTGTTTCTCTAAAGATCGTAAGAAGTGAGTCTCACTGAGAAGACACTACGGCTTGGTATAGACAGAAGCTAATCTGGACATCATCTAGGATCTGCGATCTCTTGATGCCACTGGCCTTCCGTCGTAACCAGATTTTGATGAACAACCAGAAGCACAGGATCAACCCAGCGTACCCTGTCACCCTGCTTCCCACCACACCCACCACGCCCACCAATGCCGCTCAACAACAGACTGCTCAGCAACAACCAAACAGCCCAGAGACCACAGAATCTCATACCTTGAGATCAAGTCACCTTTCACGGGCCCATGGGACAAGCTTTGAGACCCCCATCGATGTGGATGGGCTGCCAGATCTTGCCTTTGACCCCTTCGATGACCCCTTTAGCGATGACGAGGCCCCCAGAAACCCCAAGTACTTACGGTGAGTTACCTCACCTCCACTGCCTAGCCAGTGCCATGGCTAATGATCGATAGTGACCCTGGATTCCCTTCACCAGAGTTGTCCTTGCCGCCCATGGTACCTcaaccagcaacagcagacGATGAAATTGACGAATACTACCTTGACACGCCCAAACGCGTACCCAAAGAGCGGACACCGACTGTGGCTCCTGAGGAGACAGATGATTTGCCTGCCCAAGACCCATACGACGTCCCCAACAGCCCAGAGACAGTTGCGCCCCTTGTAAGTCATTTTTATGCTAGTCACTATACGTCGATGGATGAGCTAACCAACAAATAGATCAATCAAGGCGAAAAGAGGCCAGCAGAGACCGAGCTTGAGGACCCAGCTCGTCGGACCAAGAGCCCTCGACTAGAACAAGGCAATGCTACCGAGCGCTCTggcgttgacgatgatgaacATCCGCCACGCTCCCCTATAGACCAAGTCACACACAACAACACCTCTGATGAAGAGACGAGGCAAGCTCAACTATATGACTATGTCCTCCCTGATAGCCTGGGCCGCATTGATGACCTGCCTGGATCTATGTCTCACCAAGGGAGCCCTGAACTCGGTGAAGATGCCCACAGGGAGGCCCTAGCTCGAAGGTCTGCAGCGATCGACTCCCCCGCCAAAGCACCTCTTGCTCTCATGTCAGATGCGCCAgctccagagccagaggcagAAGCTGAGGCATCTCGGAAGCAACCAGAGATGGACCCATTGGAGGATGTTCCCCTTAACGAACCCCCCAAGGCCCAAACCCACCTCAGGGAGGGTACACCTCAAGACAATGTGTCGCCAGCCCGGCCCGAGAGTGATGATGACATTCAAGGCAAGCCTCGAAGCCAGTTTCATTCTGAAGAGCCAGAGCAGTCCGTTCCTGTGGTCAAGGGGAAACAGCAGCCTGAGGCACCTCAAGTCGAGGACGCTTTGACGTATGAGCCGGCCAAGAATACCACGTCCAACCCAGACCCGACCTTTGCCTTTACCGTGTATCAAACCGAGATGCGGCCCGTGATGTGGAACTACTCGGAGGATGTCTTCTTCCAAGGCTCCATGAGAGAGCTGGTTGACGAGCTGCCCATGGAGAACAAGCACTCCCTCAGGGGCCTATGCATCACGCTCATGGGGAAGCGGCCTGAACAGTACCAAGTCTTTCTGTACAACGAGGTCAAGTACAAGaacgtcaaggagatctATCTCACGACTATAAAGCAGGAGATACAAGAGGCTAAGCTGGACGGCTCTCGCCTGGACTATGAGCTTATAATCAGGCCGATAAGGCGATTGGAGAACAAGGATGCTTGAATTGCTTCTAGGACCGCGGTTTGATAGGGAGGGAGTAAATTTGGGACATGTACCTGGACTGTCTGGGGAGATATTTAATACTTGAAGTGCCAAGAGCCTGTTGATGTTTATTTACCTGAGACGTGGAAAGATCCGTGGCTTGTTCGACCGAGCAACTTGGACATGTTCGGCTTCTTGTGCAATTGTGTGCCGCAAGTGATATACCTGGAGGGGCTATTTGTCGTGTAGAACAAGACAATTGCCAAGTCCCCGCAGAACAATCCCATCTTGATGCCCCAGATGGAGTCCGGGCTTCGGTGGAGAGATCTCATCCTAGCGCCTTCGTCCTTACACGGCTGGCTTTGCCGCTGCCTCTACATGTGTGGTAGGAACTGTCATCGGTACCGTTCTTCCGTACATGATCAATGCCGAGGAATGGGATTGGGGTCTCAAGACGGCTAGGCTCTACGTTGGCCTGGGCGCCCCTTTTACTGTCGGAATGTGGTTCTTGATTGCTGAGACCAAGGGCCACGTCAAACTCGCCTTTCCCTGTCATTGTCGCCATCGTGAGACTATGAATTACGCTGACAATAACTCATAGACGATCAGCTGCTGAGCTGGACGAACTCTTTGAGCGAAAGACTAAGCCGTTCCGCTTCCACAAGACTACCATCGTCACCCAGCGTATGGTCCAGATGAATGGAGAGGAGCGTGCTTAAGCAGGGcggatgatggatggacaTGGCAAAGAACATCAGCAATTTTGGTGCTGACATTTGTTTCTCGAGGCTCAGTATCTACAAGGAATCGGAACGAGGGCTTCACTAAAGAGCGTTACCTTGTCTGGAGGTGGTTATTGCAAGTTGAACCCTGGACTGGCTATGTAAAGGGGGCTTAATCCCAACCGTCAAGAGGCAAGTTGTTTCCTTTTGACGACGCAAAATGACCAAACAAATTAAAGCTGCTGTATTCTATTCTATTCTCAGGGTTTCCTTAATAGATATCCTGGGATGCAATCCAAATGACTAATCCAGTGAACAGAACTCTGCCCCTTCAAGGGCCGAACTGCCTTGCAGCTCGTGCTAGCAAGGGAGTGTAGGCCGCTTGGCCATCCAAAGACGCCTCACAATACTTTGGAAGCCGTCGGTAAAAAAATTATGTTTCAGGTGTGTGGAATCGTCTGCAATGCCTCGGTCAAGGAGCTGTGGCCGCTGGGCGCTTATTGGGACAGGGCCAACACCATGCGAACTAGAGTCAATCTGAAAATCACTTCAAGTCTATAGCTAAGGAGTAGTTATAGGAAGAGCAATTATCCCAATATCAATATTACAAATTCAAGTAACCTAGGACTTTCCATCATATAACTGATGAGCCTACAAACGGAcaaaataaaaaaaacccACGTCTTGATCAAAGACTCAGCCATGGCCGGATATCgggccaacaccaacaacagaTCAAGGCTCAGCAAGAAGCATCCACAAGGCCTGTTTCTGGCTCGAGCTTTGACAGCAGAGTGAATTCAACTAGGGCATGGTCTAGGCAGACTTTGCCTTGGCTGGCGCCTTGCCTTTTGCCGCTTTCCGCACTCTCGAGAACTGAATAAACGCACCCACCATCTCGCATCTTCTCCCTCCAAGTAACACTATCTCTACTTGTTTCTTGTGTTGCGTCACTCTGCTTGAGCTAATCACGTGGTCGCCGTACCTCTACAGATATCCCACCTGAAGAGTTCATCCTCGACCCCAACTCTGTTGATgaccgccatcatggagacAGATGGTAACGGCAGCAGCCTTCAAAGGGCACCAGGCCTAGAGAGTATCAAGACTAAAAATATACGGACTGTCACAGACCTCCGAGAGATTCTTGGGTTTGGAAGGGGTGAATTCGACCAATCCAGAgccttcaagaaggccatcaagcAGTTCGCCTCTGAGTTTATCGCTGAGGACGGTAACCCTGGGCCTACGTTTACTAGGTGGAGTGACAGCCTTCATAAAAAAGTTTTCTACAACATGGCGAGCCGGTTTCTCGAGAAACACGGGCGTGAGTTTTGGCCCGACAGCCCAATCACCCAGCGCCTTCAGTACGAAAGGGATCATGCACAGTGAGTCAATCAAGAATTGTTCTTCTTTTCAGTATAAGTACTTATATGGCGTCTCTCTTAGACTATTAATCCTACTGGCGCAGCTCTTTTTTCGACAAAACGAGCTACGCCAGCGAAAGACACCCGAAAAGACATCCAAAGAAAGGTCCAGAAAGGCTCCCAATAAGCCGGCCTCTGTGGATACCTGCGAATCAACAACCAGCAGGACTTATCGAGAAGGTTCAACCAGAGAAACGCCCATCGATTTAGACGACTATAATACCTCGAGAGGGAATAGATCTCGTGGCCCTGACAATGATGGTCAGGTTGTTTCGCCCCAGGAGTGAGTGCTTGGTACACAACACTCCCTTAGTTATTTGCTGACTCTTCCAAGTGAATCAAATCAACCCTCCTCTATCTCAAATAGAGTGTCTCAAGCACTGGACGATTCTCCTGAGCGATCGCCCCCTGACGGCTCCAACATGCAACCGAGCCCAGCCCCTCACGCGCAGGCGGAAGATGTGCTGCCCATGGAAGATATACACGACGGATCTAGCGCTCTAGAAGTATCTGCATCTTCTGTGAGTCTCTGGTATTTGCAGGCTTGATCACGGCGCTAACTACCAGTCAGAGCAACACTCATGGAAAACGTCCTGCCCCCCCTCAATTTGAGGGCAACGACAGACAAATAAAGACGCCTAGGCTCAACCAAGAACCCCCAAATGAAACAGAAAACTCTGTAGCTGAATATTCCACGTCTACTCAGCCAGAAGAACTCACCCTAACCTCGGGCAGAGTGTGGCAGCCactccatcgccaaggctaCATTATGGGGAACGAGTGCCTGGAACGTCTCGAGCCTTACGCGGACAATTCAAAGAAGAAACGCCAAAGAACTCGCGGAGCCTCCGTGAGAGGCACACAGCCGCCGACCTCTGCTCCTGTGGCGGTGATGGCCCTGGAGTCTGTGGAGAACCACCGTGACATCGCCAGCCCTCGACACGATGCCAGTGATGATCCTTTCGATGGCTCTCCTGAAACTTCTGACAGGAGATTCGACTGTAATACTGAGCACGTTGTTCGGCGACGATCGAGAAGTTTTACAATGCGCGTCATGCCGGACCTGGGAGAGGGGAGCCTCCCAGAGCCAGACTTCCAACCAGAAGATGAACCAAACTTTGAGTTGCAAACTTCCCCTGGACGAGAACAAGCCCCATCTCAGGGGCAGGAGCAACTTTGCGTTGAAATGGAGCGACGGCAATCTCATCGAAGCGATTTGGATTCTTCTGTCAATGAGTGTCGAGCCAATATTGAGACTGACAACATCACTGCTTCTACAAACGACTTTAACATCGACTACACCGTGTAcaacgatgaagaggagccAGTGTCAAGCTGGAGCCCACCGAGGTACTTCTTCGCCATGTCCTTTGACGAACTGGTCGAGGCCCTGCCCCTGAAGCGGCCCCGTGGGCTTCGCCTGTGTCTGGAGGGAGCCGTGAAACGCAAAGGTTTTTCGAGGACAGCCTGTGACCAGGAGAGGTTCAAGCTGCACCAGTGGAGATTcggggagatgatgagaagctgggaggatgagattgcTTCTAAAGGCGGACCGAAGCCTAGTTTCGAGATTATCATTGAACCGCTCAAGTAACACGGGAATTACCCCCCTTGAAGCGGTTGATCTTGGGCACACAATTAGGGTTCTCATTAGTAAATGCCTATCGATCTCTCTTTTTATTCCCTACAGAACATTATTTTGGGAGTAGAGAGAACTATATTCGGGGTAAGGTATAGTTCTCATAAAGCTTTCCTTTACACCTTGTTCATCTTTGACTTGACGAGTAACAAGGCCCTTTCTAGCTGTATTTGCTGTCTTTATGAAGAACAGACTAgtttgagcttcttcttaTCTTTGTATCTATTGTgtaaaaaatattttaacGCATTGATAACATTAAAGTTTTTCTAACCATGTGCTATCAGTTCTGCAAGTTCTCGAAGGTCGTTGACATAAGGACCGTGTTACGTTAACCAGCCGAGTCTAGCCCGTGTTGATTCACCTCGATCACATAACTCTAGTGTTACGTGTAGAACTGAAAAACaaattaaaataactatCAAGCAAACCCCGCATGCTCGTGCTTTCTTTGTGTTACACTCTTCCCTCGTCTTTCACTATTAGAACACGATAACCTTGGTCACTATATCACCATGAGCGGAACACAGATCGCACAGAGCCTCTTGCAAGCCGCTCGCGTTGCTCCAGAAATCTTCAAGCTGCGACCTGACTACCGCGTCCTCTTGCTAGTTGTGGAAGGCATCCCTCCAGGCCCCAGCGACGCCGCCAGCGAAGCCCTCCTCcaagaggccgagaagacggccaaggagcttctgGCTAAGCACCCCGTCACCGAGATCCCTCACATCGCCGCCTGGAGAGCCGCGTACAAGGGCTTCGGAGCCAAGCCGCAAAAGACTCGTAATAGTCTGGAGGCTCTCACACGTCGTGTCGAAGCCGGCCTCCCCCGTGTCAACCGGTTGACCGACATCTACAACGCCATCTCTGTCAAGCATCAGATCCCACTGGGTGGAGAAGATCTCGACAAGTATGATGGATCACCATTCTTGGTGCGGGCGACAGGCACAGAAGAGTTTCAAACCTTTTCTGGTGGAGAGCCTCAGTCAGAGCTGGCATCACC harbors:
- a CDS encoding MFS domain-containing protein, encoding MINAEEWDWGLKTARLYVGLGAPFTVGMWFLIAETKGHVKLAFPSAELDELFERKTKPFRFHKTTIVTQRMVQMNGEERA
- a CDS encoding B3-4 domain-containing protein, whose translation is MSGTQIAQSLLQAARVAPEIFKLRPDYRVLLLVVEGIPPGPSDAASEALLQEAEKTAKELLAKHPVTEIPHIAAWRAAYKGFGAKPQKTRNSLEALTRRVEAGLPRVNRLTDIYNAISVKHQIPLGGEDLDKYDGSPFLVRATGTEEFQTFSGGEPQSELASPGEPIWRDDTGITCRRWNWRQGPRTALTDDTKRVLFILDALEPLSDEALHQAADELASALKSLSPEVQTAQRLISAPTES